The nucleotide sequence ACCTCCGGCAACAGCACAACTACGAAGTGTTGGTCGAACCGGCCTACCGGATCGACGTTTGGTTGAGTGACGCCGATCGGTTCGAAGAACTCGCATCGATGCTCGATGCCGGGAAATCCCATTATGTCCCGAGCCTCGGACTCTCTGAACACCTCGCTGATATCGAGTTTCATGGTGTGTTCGACATCGAACCGATAGATGAGGGGGCCGAACGAGTCGAGATCGATTCCGCAGTCCCGGGCGGTTTCGACGACGTGATTATGGACGCCGGCCACCGCTGCCAGATCGAGGAATCGCCGGCATTCATGACCGCTGACCAGGGTGGGCGGACGACGACCGCGTTCACGACGTACGCGTACAATCCTGACGCAGGCCCGCTTACAGTATCTGGTGCGGATGCCGCCCGGGTCGGCGACCGAACGGTGGTGTTCGTCTGAGTGAGTCGTCCGTATTCACATCCACCAGAGGACGGGCGGGAGGGAACGTATCTCCTCGATCATCTGAATGACGTCGCGTCCCGGGTCGAGTATGTCGTTCCGGAAGACGCCGAAACGCCGTCCGGAGAGTCCTTCAAGTCGACCGTCGAGACGCTGGGGTACGTCCATGACTTCGGCAAAGCAACGACGTACTTCCAGAAGTATCTCGAAACGGGTCGGTCACCCGACGATAAACGGCTCCGCCATCACGCGCCGCTCGGTTCGTTCGCGTCGTATTACGCCCTCGACGCGAAAGGATACGAAAGAGAGACCTGTCTCGCCGGGTTTGTCGCCGTGGCGAAACACCACGGACGCCTACCGAACGTTGCCGAATACGTCTTCGACCGCGCACATGGACAGGACGGTGACGAGTACCACGCGATACTTGCCAAGCAGATCAATGACATCGACAGCGATGCGTCCGAGGTGGCTCAGGAGGTGTTCGAAACGGCGACGAACGGCGCTGGATCCTGGGATGAGTTCCGAGACGGATTCATCGATCTACTCGATGCGATAGAAGACACCGTCGCGACGGAGGGGATCGTCCCCGAACCGCGGGAGGATGCTGTTTCGGACGCCTGTTACGGACTCGTCCTGCAATGTTGGGGATCGCTCGTTCTCGCCGACAAGACCAGTGCAGCAGGGGCCCCGAACGACGAACGAACGTTCATCGCTGAAACGCCGTCCACCGACCGTCTCGACGAATACGTCGAAGGACTTGAGGCAGACGTTCGACAGGACGAGGACGGGACCCGGACCGAACGGCTGAATCACTACCGATCGCACGCACGAGACAGCGTTTTGAATGCCATCCCGGAGTTCCTAGCGGCCGGAAGTGACGTGGCGACACTTACGCTCCCGACGGGAATGGGGAAGACGCTTACCGGACTCTCTGCAGCACAGAAACTCCGCGACGAGGGTCAACAGAGCCGTATCGTGTACGCCCTTCCGTTCACGAGTATCATTGATCAAGTCGTCGAGGAACTCGAAACGATCTATCGGACGGATGGGACCGGACGACTGCTGACTGCCCATCACCATCTCGCCGAGACGACGATCAGAGATACCGCCGACGAGGACGAAGCTGACCTCTCCGACGACGTGGCCGGGATGCTTGCCGAAAGCTGGCGGGCGGGCGTGACAGTCACGACGTTCGTCCAGTTGTTCGAGAGCCTGGCCGGCCCGAAAAACAGGCAGTCGATGAAACTTCCGGCACTCCGGGACGCCGTCGTGGTTCTCGATGAACCACAGAGCCTCCCGCTGGACTGGTGGAAACTCGTCCCTCGACTTGTGGACGTGCTTACCGAGCAATACAACGCGACGGTGGTCGCGATGACTGCCACGCAGCCACGACTGTTCGAGGACGAATTCGAACTCGTGGACGACCCGGACCGATATTTCGAAGTCGTCCGTCGCGTTTCCTACGAGCTCGACGATTCGACCGAGCGCTATATCCAGTCTCAGAGCGAGCCAAAATCTTACGCGGCGGCCGCCACCGAACTCCGTGAGGCCGTCTCATCGGGACAGACGACGCTCGCCGTCTGTAACACGATCGACAGTGCCCGAGAACTCACGGAGCGGGTCGGCGACGATGTCTTTGTCGACGTTGGTCGCCTTTACGACGACGAACTACA is from Halorhabdus sp. BNX81 and encodes:
- a CDS encoding CRISPR-associated endonuclease Cas3'', encoding MSRPYSHPPEDGREGTYLLDHLNDVASRVEYVVPEDAETPSGESFKSTVETLGYVHDFGKATTYFQKYLETGRSPDDKRLRHHAPLGSFASYYALDAKGYERETCLAGFVAVAKHHGRLPNVAEYVFDRAHGQDGDEYHAILAKQINDIDSDASEVAQEVFETATNGAGSWDEFRDGFIDLLDAIEDTVATEGIVPEPREDAVSDACYGLVLQCWGSLVLADKTSAAGAPNDERTFIAETPSTDRLDEYVEGLEADVRQDEDGTRTERLNHYRSHARDSVLNAIPEFLAAGSDVATLTLPTGMGKTLTGLSAAQKLRDEGQQSRIVYALPFTSIIDQVVEELETIYRTDGTGRLLTAHHHLAETTIRDTADEDEADLSDDVAGMLAESWRAGVTVTTFVQLFESLAGPKNRQSMKLPALRDAVVVLDEPQSLPLDWWKLVPRLVDVLTEQYNATVVAMTATQPRLFEDEFELVDDPDRYFEVVRRVSYELDDSTERYIQSQSEPKSYAAAATELREAVSSGQTTLAVCNTIDSARELTERVGDDVFVDVGRLYDDELQEAGSADDVDPVELAKRVVATDDNALLHLSTRLRPADRLTLIETAKALTERGHPTLAISTQLVEAGVDISFDRVFRDLAPIDSIVQAAGRCNRSFEREQGVVTVWWLDVPDEQSKTPAEAVYNRGTTLLPTVADTLRQIRDESGSLSETDVARRGVERYFERLREDKDVGKQTYADWVDDAKANELGTISLIDEQLSAEIIVTRTPAERERAEAIRNAQRNFEFEALGQLLDETKPLRISVPYYSEDSQTADAITDLPPLVEDEGIYELDVQQNPSHFDRMTGFVVPEASVDHQFL
- the cas5b gene encoding type I-B CRISPR-associated protein Cas5b, with amino-acid sequence MTRQSLDKSVSEGSTERIVPERCLSLTVRGPWGHFRRVEGNIVKQTYRIIPRTTIAGLLAAVLGIGRDEYYDLFGPDASAVAIEPVRELRTVNMPMNTLSTAAGDLTSLNGRGKISIKLPDPTNLRQQHNYEVLVEPAYRIDVWLSDADRFEELASMLDAGKSHYVPSLGLSEHLADIEFHGVFDIEPIDEGAERVEIDSAVPGGFDDVIMDAGHRCQIEESPAFMTADQGGRTTTAFTTYAYNPDAGPLTVSGADAARVGDRTVVFV